One region of Terricaulis silvestris genomic DNA includes:
- a CDS encoding RNA pyrophosphohydrolase → MTETRDPKRYRPNVGLAMFHREGPVFLGKRYGAEGPYQWQMPQGGMDRGETAVEAAYRELEEEVGVRAEHVDLLEETSDWLYYEFPTHVRTKMRPRGRYMGQKQKWFAFRFKGRDSDIRLDTHTPEFVDWRWAPLESAPGLVIPFKRPTYEEVAKRFKKYSVGASK, encoded by the coding sequence ATGACAGAAACCAGAGACCCGAAACGCTACCGACCAAACGTAGGCCTTGCGATGTTTCATCGCGAGGGACCTGTCTTTCTCGGCAAGCGTTACGGAGCGGAAGGCCCTTATCAATGGCAGATGCCGCAAGGCGGCATGGATCGCGGCGAAACTGCCGTCGAAGCGGCGTATCGCGAACTTGAAGAGGAGGTTGGCGTAAGGGCCGAGCACGTCGATCTGCTCGAAGAAACCTCAGACTGGCTCTATTACGAATTCCCCACGCACGTGCGCACAAAAATGAGGCCGCGCGGACGTTACATGGGCCAAAAGCAGAAGTGGTTTGCGTTCCGCTTCAAGGGACGTGACTCAGATATTAGGCTGGATACTCATACGCCGGAGTTTGTAGACTGGCGTTGGGCGCCGTTGGAAAGCGCGCCCGGTCTGGTGATCCCGTTCAAGCGCCCCACCTACGAAGAAGTGGCGAAACGGTTCAAGAAATATAGCGTGGGGGCTTCGAAATGA
- the atpA gene encoding F0F1 ATP synthase subunit alpha — MDVRAAEISAILKEQIKGFGTEAKVAEIGRVLSVGDGIARVYGLENVQAGEMVEFPGGVKGMALNLERDNVGVVIFGEDRNLKEGDTVKRLGEIVDVPVGKGLLGRVVNPLGEPIDGKGPIKSTERRTVDVKAPGIIPRKSVHEPMQTGIKAIDALIPIGRGQRELIIGDRQTGKTAVALDAILYQREAHDRNAPESEKLYCIYVVIGQKRSTVAQLVKTLEDKGALQYSIIVAATASEPAPLQFIAPFAGCAMGEYFRDNGMHALIIYDDLSKQAVAYRQMSLLLRRPPGREAYPGDVFYLHSRLLERAAKLNEDNGSGSLTALPIIETQANDVSAYIPTNVISITDGQIFLETELFFQGIRPALNVGISVSRVGGNAQIKAMKQVAGPLKGELAQYREMAAFAKFGSDLDAATQRLLNRGARLTELLKQPQFSPSPVEEQVVLIYAGTRGYLDKIAVDQVGRFEKELTSFLRAKKGDLLKAIITKKDISKDGIEANIKAALEEFSATFA, encoded by the coding sequence ATGGACGTCCGCGCCGCTGAAATTTCCGCAATCCTCAAAGAGCAGATCAAGGGCTTCGGCACTGAAGCGAAGGTCGCCGAGATCGGCCGCGTGCTGAGCGTCGGCGACGGTATCGCGCGCGTGTACGGCCTTGAGAACGTGCAAGCCGGTGAAATGGTCGAGTTCCCGGGTGGCGTTAAAGGCATGGCGCTCAACCTCGAGCGCGACAACGTCGGCGTCGTCATCTTCGGCGAAGACCGCAATCTGAAAGAAGGCGACACCGTTAAGCGCCTCGGCGAAATCGTCGACGTGCCGGTCGGCAAGGGCCTGCTCGGCCGCGTCGTCAACCCGCTGGGTGAGCCGATCGACGGCAAGGGCCCGATCAAGTCCACCGAGCGCCGCACCGTCGACGTGAAGGCGCCGGGCATCATTCCGCGCAAGTCGGTGCACGAGCCGATGCAGACCGGCATCAAGGCGATCGACGCTCTGATCCCGATCGGCCGCGGCCAGCGCGAGCTGATCATCGGCGACCGCCAAACCGGCAAGACCGCCGTCGCGCTCGACGCCATCCTATATCAACGCGAAGCGCACGACCGCAACGCGCCGGAGAGCGAGAAGCTCTACTGCATCTACGTCGTCATCGGCCAAAAGCGCTCAACCGTCGCGCAGCTCGTGAAGACGCTCGAAGACAAGGGCGCGCTGCAATATTCGATCATCGTCGCCGCCACGGCCTCCGAGCCGGCGCCGCTGCAATTCATCGCGCCGTTCGCCGGCTGCGCCATGGGTGAGTATTTCCGCGACAACGGCATGCACGCGCTCATCATTTATGATGACTTGTCGAAGCAAGCCGTTGCGTATCGCCAAATGTCGCTCTTGCTGCGCCGCCCGCCGGGCCGCGAAGCCTATCCGGGCGACGTGTTCTATCTGCACTCGCGCTTGCTCGAACGCGCGGCGAAGCTGAACGAAGACAACGGTTCGGGCTCGCTGACGGCGCTGCCGATCATCGAAACCCAGGCCAACGACGTCTCGGCCTACATCCCAACCAACGTGATCTCGATCACGGACGGTCAGATCTTCTTGGAAACCGAACTGTTCTTCCAAGGCATCCGTCCGGCGCTCAATGTTGGTATCTCGGTGTCGCGCGTCGGCGGCAACGCGCAGATCAAGGCGATGAAGCAAGTCGCCGGTCCGTTGAAGGGCGAACTCGCGCAGTACCGCGAAATGGCGGCGTTCGCGAAGTTCGGCTCTGACCTCGACGCCGCGACGCAACGCCTGCTGAACCGTGGCGCGCGCCTCACCGAGCTGCTGAAGCAACCGCAATTCTCGCCGTCGCCGGTCGAGGAGCAGGTGGTGCTGATCTATGCCGGCACGCGCGGCTATTTGGACAAGATCGCCGTCGATCAAGTTGGGCGCTTCGAGAAGGAGCTAACGTCGTTCCTGCGCGCCAAGAAGGGCGACCTGCTGAAAGCGATCATCACCAAGAAAGACATTTCGAAGGACGGTATTGAAGCGAACATCAAAGCCGCGCTCGAAGAATTCTCAGCGACGTTTGCCTAA
- a CDS encoding organic hydroperoxide resistance protein, with product MADTLYKTKAVSKGGRAGGKVALAEGGLYFHMEHSKGLGGSGEGSNPEQLFALGWANCFNSAVAFVAGQKKIDAAKAVVTCEVGIGREEGGLGLSAKLTLAIPDMDRAQVQELLDSAHQVCPYSKATRGNIPVELVVES from the coding sequence ATGGCAGACACACTCTACAAAACCAAAGCAGTCTCAAAAGGCGGCCGAGCCGGCGGCAAGGTCGCGCTCGCGGAAGGGGGGCTCTATTTTCACATGGAGCACTCCAAGGGCTTGGGCGGCTCGGGCGAAGGGTCGAACCCGGAGCAGCTGTTTGCGCTGGGCTGGGCCAATTGCTTCAACTCGGCCGTCGCGTTCGTGGCGGGTCAAAAGAAGATCGATGCGGCCAAAGCGGTCGTGACATGCGAAGTCGGCATCGGCCGCGAAGAGGGCGGTCTGGGGCTTTCGGCGAAACTGACGCTGGCGATCCCTGATATGGATCGTGCGCAGGTGCAAGAGCTGCTCGACTCCGCGCATCAAGTTTGCCCGTACTCGAAGGCGACGCGCGGCAACATTCCGGTCGAACTGGTGGTGGAAAGCTGA
- a CDS encoding alpha/beta hydrolase: protein MKHSSIVTPVVFVHGAFCGGWAFDAFREPFESAGFETHAPNLPHHERGADLEQLALTGLKDYAQAIADYARGLRAPPVLVGHSLGGLVVQLAAAQIPVAGLVLVAPSSPWGVPPTTLDEHSNHFGLSLLGDYWRRPVPPDYRVARATTLDRLSRDDARKTFARFVPESGRAIREAVQWWMDTSMASQAPVYRIAAPVLGLAGGKDRVNPSSTVRRVISRFPDGQAHFHEFPEMSHWLVGEPEAPEVAQMTLRWLEARDILPKAAKAKKKQLSLFGWRAESAGA from the coding sequence ATGAAACACTCAAGCATTGTGACGCCTGTCGTGTTCGTGCACGGCGCGTTCTGCGGCGGCTGGGCGTTCGACGCGTTCCGCGAACCGTTCGAGAGCGCGGGCTTCGAAACGCACGCACCAAACCTGCCGCATCACGAGCGCGGCGCCGACCTCGAACAACTCGCGCTGACCGGTCTGAAGGATTACGCACAGGCGATTGCGGACTACGCGCGCGGCTTGCGCGCGCCGCCTGTACTGGTCGGCCATTCGCTCGGCGGCTTGGTGGTGCAGTTGGCGGCGGCGCAAATTCCGGTAGCGGGCCTTGTGCTAGTTGCGCCCTCCTCGCCGTGGGGCGTGCCGCCGACGACCTTGGACGAACACAGCAATCACTTCGGGCTTTCGCTACTCGGCGATTATTGGCGCAGACCTGTGCCGCCGGACTATCGCGTTGCCCGCGCAACGACGCTCGACCGCCTGAGCCGCGACGACGCTCGCAAAACGTTCGCGCGTTTCGTGCCGGAGAGCGGCCGCGCCATTCGCGAAGCGGTGCAGTGGTGGATGGACACGTCGATGGCGAGCCAAGCGCCGGTTTATCGTATCGCCGCGCCCGTGCTGGGACTTGCTGGCGGCAAGGATCGCGTAAACCCATCGAGTACCGTGCGCCGCGTGATCTCGCGCTTCCCCGATGGCCAAGCACATTTCCACGAGTTTCCAGAGATGAGCCATTGGCTCGTCGGCGAACCTGAAGCGCCGGAAGTGGCACAAATGACTCTGCGTTGGCTCGAGGCGCGCGACATTCTGCCGAAGGCAGCGAAGGCCAAGAAAAAGCAGCTCTCGCTGTTCGGCTGGCGCGCCGAAAGCGCCGGCGCTTAA
- a CDS encoding F0F1 ATP synthase subunit gamma: protein MPSLKEFRNRIASVKSTQKITKAMQMVAAAKLKRAQSQAEAARPYAERMARVIANLASAVSGDSAPMLLRGTGKDQVHLLVVMTSERGLCGGFNTQIVRAARERINELLAAGKTVKILAVGKKGRDQLRRLHGEKIVRYVDLSAFKNIGADASHLVGEAILELFAAGEFDVATLFFSRFKSVISQVPTATQLIPARAPEGVTPPDLKGAVYEYEPSEEEILEALLPQYLNGQILQALLENQAGFYGAQMSAMDSATRNAGDLIKKLTLRYNRQRQANITKELIEIISGAEAL, encoded by the coding sequence ATGCCGAGCTTAAAAGAGTTCCGCAATCGCATCGCCAGCGTGAAATCCACGCAGAAGATCACCAAGGCGATGCAGATGGTGGCGGCCGCGAAGCTGAAGCGGGCGCAAAGCCAAGCCGAAGCGGCGCGTCCGTACGCTGAACGCATGGCGCGCGTGATCGCGAACTTGGCGTCGGCGGTGTCCGGCGACAGTGCGCCAATGCTGCTGCGCGGCACGGGCAAGGATCAAGTGCATTTGCTCGTGGTGATGACGAGCGAACGCGGCCTTTGCGGCGGTTTCAACACTCAGATCGTCCGCGCCGCGCGCGAGAGGATCAATGAGCTGCTCGCGGCCGGCAAAACCGTGAAGATTCTCGCGGTCGGCAAGAAGGGGCGCGATCAGCTCCGCCGTTTGCACGGCGAAAAGATCGTCCGCTACGTCGATCTGTCAGCGTTCAAGAATATTGGCGCGGACGCCTCGCATCTCGTTGGCGAAGCCATTCTCGAACTGTTCGCCGCTGGCGAATTCGATGTCGCGACCTTGTTCTTCTCGCGCTTCAAGTCGGTGATCAGCCAAGTGCCGACGGCAACGCAACTCATCCCAGCGCGCGCGCCGGAAGGCGTGACGCCGCCGGATCTCAAGGGCGCGGTCTATGAATACGAGCCGAGCGAAGAGGAAATCCTCGAAGCGCTGCTGCCGCAATACTTGAACGGCCAAATCCTGCAGGCGCTGTTGGAAAACCAAGCCGGCTTCTACGGCGCGCAGATGAGCGCCATGGACAGCGCCACGCGCAACGCCGGCGATCTGATCAAGAAGCTGACGCTCCGCTATAACCGTCAGCGCCAAGCCAACATCACCAAGGAACTGATCGAAATCATCTCCGGGGCGGAAGCTCTCTAA
- a CDS encoding F0F1 ATP synthase subunit epsilon, with protein MADKLHFALVSPERELFNGEVDHVVVPGSEGEFGVSPNHAPVMSVIKPGALKVINEGTERRIFVNGGFADVTPEGLSVLAEEAIDLADVDLAQLEQQLKNAQDDLRDANTDDRRAAAQRALSRVEGIKAALAR; from the coding sequence ATGGCTGACAAGCTTCACTTCGCACTCGTCTCGCCGGAGCGTGAGCTCTTCAACGGCGAAGTCGATCACGTCGTCGTGCCGGGTTCGGAAGGCGAGTTCGGCGTCTCGCCGAACCACGCGCCGGTGATGAGCGTCATCAAGCCCGGCGCGTTGAAAGTGATCAACGAGGGCACGGAGCGGCGCATCTTCGTCAATGGCGGCTTCGCCGACGTGACGCCCGAGGGCTTAAGCGTCCTGGCCGAAGAAGCCATCGACCTCGCCGACGTGGATCTCGCGCAGCTGGAGCAACAGCTCAAGAACGCCCAGGACGATCTCCGCGACGCCAACACCGACGACCGCCGCGCCGCAGCCCAACGCGCGCTGTCGCGCGTCGAGGGTATCAAGGCCGCGCTGGCGCGCTAG
- the atpD gene encoding F0F1 ATP synthase subunit beta, whose amino-acid sequence MTKKATGRVTQVIGAVVDVEFDGELPNIYSALETMNNGQRLVLEVATHLGESAVRTIAMDATDGLVRGQPVTDTGSPIMVPVGEETLGRILNVIGEPIDEAGPVKTTARRAIHQLAPEFVDQKPVPEILVTGIKVVDLLCPYSKGGKIGLFGGAGVGKTVLIQELINNIAKAYGGYSVFAGVGERTREGNDLYHEMIESKVNVAGGGPGSRCALVFGQMNEPPGARARVALSGLTIAEHFRDQGKDILFFVDNIFRFTQAGSEVSALLGRIPSAVGYQPTLATEMGQMQERITSTTKGSITSVQAIYVPADDLTDPAPAASFAHLDATTVLSRAISEKGIYPAVDPLDSSSRILDPLILGQEHYDVARRVQETLQRYKSLQDIIAILGMDELSEEDKLTVARARKIERFLSQPFHVAEAFTNTPGVLCDLKDTIRGFKGLVDGDYDHLPEPAFYMVGAIEDAIAKAQRLAAEAA is encoded by the coding sequence ATGACGAAGAAAGCTACAGGCCGCGTGACGCAGGTGATTGGCGCAGTTGTCGACGTCGAGTTCGACGGTGAGCTGCCGAACATCTACAGCGCGCTCGAGACCATGAACAATGGTCAGCGCCTTGTGCTCGAAGTGGCGACCCACTTGGGCGAAAGCGCCGTACGCACCATCGCCATGGACGCCACCGACGGCCTCGTCCGCGGCCAACCTGTGACGGACACCGGTTCGCCGATCATGGTGCCGGTGGGCGAAGAAACGCTCGGCCGCATCCTCAATGTCATCGGCGAGCCGATTGACGAAGCGGGTCCGGTGAAGACGACGGCGCGCCGCGCCATCCACCAACTGGCGCCTGAGTTCGTCGATCAAAAGCCGGTCCCGGAAATTCTCGTCACCGGCATCAAGGTCGTCGATCTGCTCTGCCCGTACTCGAAGGGCGGCAAGATCGGACTCTTTGGTGGCGCTGGCGTCGGCAAGACGGTGCTGATCCAAGAGCTGATCAACAACATCGCCAAAGCGTACGGCGGTTACTCGGTGTTCGCCGGCGTCGGCGAGCGCACGCGCGAAGGCAACGACCTCTATCACGAAATGATCGAGTCGAAGGTCAACGTCGCGGGTGGCGGTCCGGGCTCGCGTTGTGCGCTGGTGTTCGGCCAGATGAACGAACCGCCGGGCGCGCGCGCGCGCGTGGCGCTTTCGGGTCTGACGATCGCTGAACATTTCCGCGATCAGGGCAAGGACATCCTGTTCTTCGTCGACAACATTTTCCGCTTCACGCAAGCGGGCTCGGAAGTGTCGGCGTTGCTTGGTCGTATTCCTTCGGCGGTCGGCTATCAGCCGACGCTCGCGACCGAAATGGGCCAGATGCAAGAGCGCATCACGTCGACGACCAAGGGCTCCATCACCTCGGTGCAAGCCATCTACGTTCCGGCCGACGACTTGACCGACCCGGCGCCCGCCGCCTCGTTCGCTCACTTGGACGCGACCACGGTTCTGTCGCGTGCGATCTCGGAAAAGGGCATCTATCCGGCGGTCGATCCGCTCGATTCTTCGTCCCGGATTCTGGATCCGCTGATCCTCGGGCAAGAGCATTACGACGTCGCCCGCCGCGTTCAAGAAACGCTGCAACGCTACAAGTCGCTGCAGGACATCATCGCCATTCTTGGCATGGATGAACTCTCCGAAGAAGATAAGCTCACGGTCGCCCGCGCCCGCAAGATCGAGCGCTTCCTCTCGCAGCCGTTCCACGTTGCCGAAGCGTTCACGAACACGCCCGGCGTGCTCTGCGATCTCAAGGACACCATCCGCGGCTTCAAGGGCCTCGTGGATGGCGACTACGATCACCTGCCGGAACCGGCCTTCTACATGGTCGGCGCCATTGAAGATGCCATCGCGAAAGCGCAACGTCTGGCCGCCGAGGCGGCATAG
- a CDS encoding metallophosphoesterase translates to MPHPHLWPALVGAFVGIILLSLAAVWLVTRWKTLSKRRRWVLLSVLALVEVAYWLNVYAWFIEPNQLVVRHVEIVSEEWHGAPLRIAALSDTHVGSPHVDAARMGRIVQRVNELRPDLVVLLGDYAGSHEPEAQRSGRNQGEVLGGIATFAALRAPLGVVGVLGNHDVWYRRGTITRALEEAGVAALWNRNVVIGREGGDFVVAGLADDSTGDPDFSAALDGAEGHDTIVLSHSPDPFADMPRGPALMLAGHGHCGQVTIPLIGRPILPLRNKSYGCHLVEENGKRMYVSAGIGTSIVPVRFLNPPEIVLITIRPANAQPAIEGA, encoded by the coding sequence ATGCCGCATCCGCATCTCTGGCCGGCGCTAGTTGGCGCGTTTGTTGGCATTATCCTGCTTTCGCTAGCTGCCGTTTGGCTGGTGACGCGTTGGAAGACGCTGAGCAAGCGCAGGCGTTGGGTGTTGCTCAGCGTGCTTGCACTGGTCGAGGTCGCGTACTGGCTCAACGTCTACGCCTGGTTCATTGAGCCGAACCAGCTCGTGGTGCGCCATGTCGAGATCGTCAGCGAAGAATGGCATGGCGCGCCGCTGCGCATTGCGGCGTTGAGCGACACCCATGTCGGCAGTCCGCATGTTGACGCTGCGCGCATGGGCCGGATCGTTCAACGTGTGAACGAGCTGCGTCCTGATCTGGTTGTGCTGTTGGGTGACTACGCCGGCAGCCATGAGCCGGAGGCGCAGCGCTCAGGGCGCAATCAGGGCGAAGTGCTCGGCGGCATCGCGACGTTTGCCGCATTGCGCGCGCCGCTGGGCGTCGTCGGCGTGCTTGGCAATCACGATGTCTGGTACCGACGCGGAACCATCACGCGCGCGTTGGAGGAGGCGGGCGTGGCCGCGCTGTGGAATCGTAACGTCGTGATCGGGCGCGAGGGCGGCGACTTTGTCGTGGCCGGACTTGCGGACGATTCAACCGGCGATCCGGATTTCTCCGCCGCGCTCGATGGCGCGGAAGGCCATGACACTATCGTCCTCAGCCACTCGCCGGATCCGTTCGCGGACATGCCGCGCGGACCTGCACTGATGCTCGCGGGTCACGGCCATTGCGGGCAGGTGACCATTCCGCTGATTGGCCGGCCAATTCTGCCGCTGCGCAACAAAAGTTATGGCTGCCATCTGGTCGAAGAGAACGGCAAGCGGATGTATGTGAGCGCCGGTATCGGCACGAGCATCGTCCCGGTGCGCTTTCTCAATCCGCCGGAAATTGTGCTGATCACGATCAGGCCCGCGAACGCGCAACCCGCAATCGAAGGCGCTTAA